Part of the Deltaproteobacteria bacterium genome is shown below.
GAACGCAGCCACTCAGCGCAGCAGCGCGATCAGATCCTCGCGCGTCAGCTCCGCGCCTGGGCCGCCGTCCAGCGCGGCGGCGGCGAGCGCGCGCTTGCTCTCTTGCAGCGCGAGGATGCGCTCCTCGACGGTGTCCTGCGCGACGAGGCGGTGCACGAGCACGGGGCGTTCCTGCCCGATCCGGTGCGCGCGATCGGCGGCCTGATCTTCGACCGCGGGATTCCACCACGGGTCGAGCAAGAACACGTGATCCGCCGCGGTCAGGTTGAGCCCGACGCCGCCCGCGCGCAGCGAGATCAGGAACACGGGCGGGCCGGTCTCGGCCTGAAAGCGCGCGACCACCTCGCCGCGATCGCGCGTCGCGCCGTCGAGTCGCACGAAGTCGACGCCCGCATCGCGCAGCCGCGGCTCGACGAGATCGAGCAGCGCGGTCCACTGCGAGAAGACGAGCGCCTTGTGGCCGTCGGCGACGACGGTGTCGAGGCGGTCGACCAGCAGCTCGAGCTTCGCCGAGGCGTCGAGCGTTTGGCCCGGCACGAGGCGCGGGTGACACGACGCCTGCCGCATCCGTAACAACGCCTCGAGCGCCTCCATCACGCTGCCACCGCGCGCGAGGCGTTCGAGCACGGCCGGGGTCGTGGCGGCCCGCACCGCGTCGTACACCGCGCGCTCCGCGTCCGACAGCACGCAGTGCAGCACGACGTCGGTGCGCGGCGGCAGCTCCGGCGCGACCTCGGCCTTGCGCCGCCGCAGCACGAACGGACGCAGGCGCTCGCGCAGGTGCGCTGCGGCCTCGGCGTCCGCGCTCGCGATCTTGCGCGCGTAGCGCTCGTCGAAGTCGCTGCGCCCCCCTAACAAGCCGGGGTTCAGGAAGTGCATCTCGCTCCAGAGCTCTTCGAGGCGGTTCTCGACCGGCGTACCGGTGAGCGCGATGCGCCGCTCGGCGCGCAGCCCGAAGGCGGCGCGCGCGGTCTGGCTGTCGGGGTTCTTGATCGCCTGCGCCTCGTCGAGCACGACCAGCTCCCACGGCACGGCCGCGAGCTTCTCCGCGTCGCGGCGCAGCAGCGCGTAGGTCGTCAGCGTGACCGCCCCCGCGTACTCGAGCTCCCGATCCGCACCGTGATAAGTATGCACTTCGAGCTCGGGGCGGAAACGCGCGAGCTCGCCCTGCCAGTTCGCGAGCAAGCTCGTCGGCGCGACGACGAGCGTGCGCGGGCCGAAGGTCGCGAGGGCCTGCAGCGTCTTGCCGAGGCCCATGTCGTCGGCGAGCAGGGCGCCGAGGCCCGCGCGTCCGAGGAAGTGGAGCCAGCGCACGCCGATTCCCTGATAACTGCGCAGCTTCGCGGCAAGCTCACGCGCGATCGGCGCTTCGGGGAGGCGCGTGAAGTCTTCGAGCAGGGCGGCGAGCTTCTCGAACGCGGGCGGCCGCGGCTGCTCCAGGGCGTCGCAGAGGCGCGCGAGATCGGGCAGGGCGCTCGCGGGGAGCGAGCCGTCCAGGCGGCGCGCGGCGAGCAGATCCGCGACGAGCGGCCCGAGCTTCGCGAGCCAACCCGCCGGCAGCTTTGCAAAGCCGCCGCCGAGCAGCGGCACGAGCGACTCGCCCGCGCGCCACGCGCCGATCACGGCGCCCGCATCCGCGTCGCGCGCGCCGCTCCGGAAGCGCACGCCGAAGCGGGCGTCGTCCGCGTCGAGCGCGGGCGTGAGGGCATCCGCGAGAAAGAACTCGCGGTGGGCACTCCCCGACACGCTCACGCTCGTGCGCTCGAGGCGCTCGCGGAAGCGGATTGCGTCGCCCGCTGTCAGGTCCGCACGGTGCCCCGGCGAGAGCTCGAGCTGTTGCGCGAGACGGCGTGCGAGCTCGCGCTCGGCAGCTTCGTCGCGAATCGGGATCGCACCGCCGAGCGCGACGAGCTTGCCCGCGTCGACCCGCGCGATTGGCGGGTCGCCGTACACGATCGTCGCCAGCACCGAGAGCTTGTCGCCGCGCCGCTCGGTCTCGATGCGGAGGCGCGGCGGCTCACGGCGCCCGCGCGCGAGGCGCGTCGTGTCGATGTCGACGGGGACGCGGCGCTCGAGCTCCGGGATCACGTCGGCGACGAGCGCCGCCACATCGTGCGCGCTCACGAAGCGCCCCGGCGGGCGCAGTTCCTCGCGCTCGCGGCCCGTGAGGCGCGAAGGCCCGAGCTCGCGCAGCACGTCGCCGCACAGCGCGAAGCCGTCCGGAAGCGCGCGCGTCACGGGAGGGTCGGGCAGCACGACGAGGCGAAACGCGGCGCCGTCGTCGACGAGACGCGCGCGCCACGCGACTGGCTCGCGGCTCGTGCGAATCTTCGCGCCGTCGAGCGCGATGTCGTCGCACGCTTCGAGCGGCGCGAGCAGCGCGCGCAGCACCCCGCGCGGCAGCACGCCGAACGTTGCATTGCCGAGCGCGATCTCGGCGGCGACATCGCTCTGCGTCGGGCTCACGGGCGGGCCCGCGACTCGCCCCGAGCGCAGCGCGCTCAGCGAGGCGCGCAGCGGCTCCTCCTTGCCCTCGCGCACGACCACGCGTGTGAGCGAGAGCCCCTCCGCGTCCGTGTTGAAGCGATAGGCGATCGCGCCCGCGCTCGACGCCGCAGCCGCAGCCAGCTCGCGCCCCTCTTGCTGCGCGCGCCGCAGCGCGATCACCGCCGCTGCGACGTGCGCGCACGGATCTTCGTCGTCGCCGCAGTCGCACTCCCACTCCGCGTCGTCGACGTAGAGCAGCACGGTCGGGTGTGCGATGCCGCGCGGCGGACGCACGCGCAGCACCACTTCGCCCGCTGCGGCGCGCTCCTGCGTCACCGCGTTCGTGCGCGCGAGCTCGACGCCGGTCGACCACACGCTGCGTTCGGCTTCGCCGCGCACTCTCTCGAAGAGCTTCTGCACGCCGCGTTTATAGGAAGTTCGCTTGCCCGCGCGAGGGCGCTCGCGTACCTCCCGCGCATGGGCTCGTACATCACGCCCGAAGGCTTCCGCCGCCTGCAAGAGGAGGCGGACCGGCTTTGGCGTGTCGAACGCCCGCGCGTGACCCAACAAGTCGCCGAGGCGGCGGCGCTCGGCGATCGCTCCGAGAACGCGGAGTACATCTACGGGAAGAAGCGGCTGCGCGAGATCGACGGGCGGCTGCACTTCCTGCAGAAGAAGCTCGACTCGCTGACTGTGGTGAGCGAGCCGCCGCCGCGCACGGACCGCATCTACTTCGGCGCGTTCGTGACGGTCGAGGAGGAGAGCGGCGAGAGCGCCGAGTACCGGCTCGTCGGCCCGGACGAATCCGATCCCGCGCAGGGGCTGCTCTCGATCGAGTCGCCGCTCGGCCGCGCGCTGATGGGGAGGATCGCGGGCGATGAAGTGACGCTGCGCCGGCCGCGCGGCGAAGCGGTGATCGCGGTCGTCGCGATCCGCTACGCGGAGAACCCATGAGCCTCGAGTTCTTTCCGAACTACAACGCGGGCCGCCCGGAGCGGCCCGGCGACTGGGCGCGGGCACGCGAGGCCGAGGGCTGGCACGGGCTCGCGGCGAGCGACCACTTCGTGACGCTCGGGCTCGCGTACCCGCACGTGTGGGTCGTGCTCACGGAGATGGCCCTCGCCACCGAGCGCATCCCGGTCACGTCCTCGTTCGCGAACAACCTGTTTCGCTCGCCGGTCGAGTTCGCGCAGGCCTCGCTCTCGCTGAACCGCGCGGCGCGCGGGCGCTTCGAGGCGGGCCTCGGCGCGGGCTGGGTCATGGACGAGATCGTGCGCATGGGCATGCGCTACCCGGCCGGGCCCGAGCGCGCGGGCATGTACATCGAGGCGCTTCAGATCGTGCGCGAGCTGCTGCACACGGGGCGCTGCAAGTTCGCGGGCAAGCACTACCAGATCGAGATCGGCGAGCCGGGCCTCGCGGACCTGACGGCCCAGCCGCCGCTGCTCGTGGGCTCCGCGGGCGGGCCGCGCACGCTCCGGGCGCTGCCGCCGCTCGTCGACCGCATCGAGGTGAAGCCGAACGCGCCCGCGACGCGCGGCGGGTCGCTCGACCTCGCGAAGTACGGCGCGGTCAGCGAGGGGGACGTTCGTGCCGCGGTGGAGCGCGTGCGCAGCGTCCGCGCCGACATCCCCATCGGCACGTTCGTCCTGGTGGGCGCGGTGCCGGCGGCTCACGCGGCGCAGCTACGGGCCCCGTTCGGCAGCGGCTTCCTCTCGCGCTTCCTCGGGGAGCCCGCCTCGGTCGCCCAGGCGCTGTGCGACCTCGAGGGCCTCGGCTTCGGCCGCGTGCAGCTCACCGAGATCGCGCCCGGCACGCTCGAGCGCCTCCGCCCGCTGCTGCCGCTGCGAAGGGCCTGAGCCCGGCGCTCCCGCACGACTTGCATTCAAGTTTCATCGGCCGCGCGGCGAAAAACTCGCGAACAGCACCGCTGTGATTCACGCGAGGTTGCGCATGGCCGGATCGCCCCGAGTTCAGCTTTCGCTCAAAGGTCGCCTGCTCAGCGAGGTTCCCTTCGCGGGCGCGCAGCTCCGCATCGGCCGCATGCGCGAGAACGACGTCGTCGTGAACAACCTCGCGGTGAGCCGCTTCCACGCCGTGCTGAAGCGCGACGGCGAGGGCTACGTGCTCGAAGATCTCGGCAGCGAGAACGGCACGCTGCTGAACGGCGAGCGCGTGAGCGGCACGGCGCCGATGACCCCGAGCGACGTGATCCAGCTCGGCAAGTACGAGCTGCGCATCGTGTCCGGTGCAGGCCTCGCGATCGCGGGCCCGCCGCAGAAGCGCGGCAACGATGCGTGGGATGCTTCGCAGACGTTTCTCGCGCTCGACCCGCTCGCCGCTCCTGCTGCGCCCGCGCGCGCCGAGCCGAAGCCCGCGCCGACTCCCGCGCCCGCCGCTCGCGATGCGGATCCCGAGGGTGTGTTCGCGTTCGGCGAGGAGGATGTC
Proteins encoded:
- a CDS encoding DEAD/DEAH box helicase, producing MQKLFERVRGEAERSVWSTGVELARTNAVTQERAAAGEVVLRVRPPRGIAHPTVLLYVDDAEWECDCGDDEDPCAHVAAAVIALRRAQQEGRELAAAAASSAGAIAYRFNTDAEGLSLTRVVVREGKEEPLRASLSALRSGRVAGPPVSPTQSDVAAEIALGNATFGVLPRGVLRALLAPLEACDDIALDGAKIRTSREPVAWRARLVDDGAAFRLVVLPDPPVTRALPDGFALCGDVLRELGPSRLTGREREELRPPGRFVSAHDVAALVADVIPELERRVPVDIDTTRLARGRREPPRLRIETERRGDKLSVLATIVYGDPPIARVDAGKLVALGGAIPIRDEAAERELARRLAQQLELSPGHRADLTAGDAIRFRERLERTSVSVSGSAHREFFLADALTPALDADDARFGVRFRSGARDADAGAVIGAWRAGESLVPLLGGGFAKLPAGWLAKLGPLVADLLAARRLDGSLPASALPDLARLCDALEQPRPPAFEKLAALLEDFTRLPEAPIARELAAKLRSYQGIGVRWLHFLGRAGLGALLADDMGLGKTLQALATFGPRTLVVAPTSLLANWQGELARFRPELEVHTYHGADRELEYAGAVTLTTYALLRRDAEKLAAVPWELVVLDEAQAIKNPDSQTARAAFGLRAERRIALTGTPVENRLEELWSEMHFLNPGLLGGRSDFDERYARKIASADAEAAAHLRERLRPFVLRRRKAEVAPELPPRTDVVLHCVLSDAERAVYDAVRAATTPAVLERLARGGSVMEALEALLRMRQASCHPRLVPGQTLDASAKLELLVDRLDTVVADGHKALVFSQWTALLDLVEPRLRDAGVDFVRLDGATRDRGEVVARFQAETGPPVFLISLRAGGVGLNLTAADHVFLLDPWWNPAVEDQAADRAHRIGQERPVLVHRLVAQDTVEERILALQESKRALAAAALDGGPGAELTREDLIALLR
- the greB gene encoding transcription elongation factor GreB, with protein sequence MGSYITPEGFRRLQEEADRLWRVERPRVTQQVAEAAALGDRSENAEYIYGKKRLREIDGRLHFLQKKLDSLTVVSEPPPRTDRIYFGAFVTVEEESGESAEYRLVGPDESDPAQGLLSIESPLGRALMGRIAGDEVTLRRPRGEAVIAVVAIRYAENP
- a CDS encoding LLM class flavin-dependent oxidoreductase; this translates as MSLEFFPNYNAGRPERPGDWARAREAEGWHGLAASDHFVTLGLAYPHVWVVLTEMALATERIPVTSSFANNLFRSPVEFAQASLSLNRAARGRFEAGLGAGWVMDEIVRMGMRYPAGPERAGMYIEALQIVRELLHTGRCKFAGKHYQIEIGEPGLADLTAQPPLLVGSAGGPRTLRALPPLVDRIEVKPNAPATRGGSLDLAKYGAVSEGDVRAAVERVRSVRADIPIGTFVLVGAVPAAHAAQLRAPFGSGFLSRFLGEPASVAQALCDLEGLGFGRVQLTEIAPGTLERLRPLLPLRRA